The proteins below come from a single Streptomyces spongiicola genomic window:
- a CDS encoding HNH endonuclease family protein, whose protein sequence is MTRPALSAVVLSAAVLVGCVPGSGTSGTSGASGASGGAESAPGPPAGGAAVPLDNPDGTKPGLAPLTAEAERAAAREVVEGLKTKGRGPRTGYDRDEFGYAWMDTADGVPLARNGCDTRNDLLKLHGQNVRFRAGSDCVVVSMTLHDPYTGKTVEWRKQDAAEVQIDHVVPLSYSWQMGSSRWPESRRRQFANDVLNLLPVEGRANSAKGDSGPASWLPPDRRIRCAYAVRFAQVALKYELPVTAADKGTMLRQCGG, encoded by the coding sequence ATGACCCGCCCGGCGCTGTCCGCCGTCGTCCTGTCCGCCGCCGTCCTCGTGGGCTGCGTCCCCGGTTCCGGGACTTCCGGGACTTCCGGGGCTTCCGGGGCTTCCGGGGGAGCGGAGTCCGCGCCCGGACCGCCGGCGGGGGGCGCGGCCGTCCCGCTCGACAACCCGGACGGTACGAAGCCGGGTCTCGCGCCCCTGACGGCGGAGGCGGAGCGAGCGGCGGCACGCGAGGTCGTGGAGGGGCTGAAGACCAAGGGCCGCGGCCCCAGGACGGGTTACGACCGCGACGAGTTCGGCTACGCGTGGATGGACACGGCGGACGGCGTACCACTGGCCCGCAATGGTTGTGACACGCGGAACGACCTGCTGAAACTGCACGGGCAGAACGTCCGGTTCCGTGCCGGTTCCGACTGTGTCGTCGTTTCCATGACGCTTCACGACCCGTACACGGGGAAGACCGTCGAGTGGCGCAAACAGGATGCGGCAGAGGTGCAGATCGACCATGTGGTGCCGTTGTCGTACAGCTGGCAGATGGGCTCGTCCCGCTGGCCGGAGAGCAGACGACGGCAGTTCGCCAACGACGTGCTCAACCTCCTGCCCGTCGAGGGCCGCGCCAACTCCGCCAAGGGGGACTCGGGTCCGGCCTCCTGGCTTCCCCCGGACCGCCGGATACGGTGCGCGTACGCGGTCCGATTCGCTCAGGTGGCGCTCAAGTACGAACTGCCGGTGACGGCGGCGGACAAGGGGACGATGCTGCGCCAGTGCGGGGGCTGA
- a CDS encoding sensor histidine kinase, with amino-acid sequence MVGLLIAGGGGAAALAMLIWALSLRRRLGAEQRARAGAERLAAAREAEIAHLAAVRAPAIAERTRTGRLLDGVPGPVGPDSETGADFARALAAVVAALGSDEAVRRERALRDSVRSALESVARTVHAMATVQQEALDRVERSLDDPRLAAEVIKAGHAAARMNRKAQTLLVLCGIWPVRRERRAVSLHDCVHGARSRIVESGRVDVRGGQTLHVAPPAVEGLVHVIAELLENATVFSPSGTPVVVTVREAAAGAVVEIDDAGLGMPPDVLAQAAARLRDEPDLARLGAVPRLGLACAGRWSRELGFSVELTAASPYGGTRAVTSVPHRLLAAPPSLPAPPRHEPAAGPQAPGHEPSRPAAGEGEPHPRQDGRGPAVQGAAGTGPVSGSPAPGQAPVSGLPATDLPTPGPPPSGLPAPGGRPASAGGPAPPPGGPRWRRAVRRCTATRSGSCRLPGAGQDEEATVDIDDPKQLPQIVLDNDGYATAVDAASQSLAAPVGVLRSAVTDNFATGGETTGKKVFNPSTASQRQIKVHDETTRKFGPRGTTRFAAADPPAVGTAPSAPAVPGPGAAPPVSPAPPPQAPPPQGTPPQAPPAAAPAPAASGGTTQGPKPPGPAAPAAPAAPAKPAAPAKPAAPATPARPPAPATPATPPKPPAAPGIVDVPCSVPHLVSAVRAANGTATPQTLRLAPGCTYRLTAGANPFHPVNGLPVVTGTMTVQGQGATITRVATAPRFRILLVAGTGRLTLHDTTISGGSATDCPAYPDVPGMVCGGGIANLGRMFLTRSRVTGNRAESELYAQGAGIDNPGNATVRSSIVSGNTVAYTGDERDGAAAGGGIANDGPLTVEGAQVIDNLARVREGTGSFAFGSGLAGMAQSTVKNSVIRNNRAYAPGGFARAALSNSAPGPTARMTVTGSFVRGNVADAPDGTAQGGGITNSALMTVDNTHVSGNTVTARGGTARGGGIRLGPGSELKLLRSSVAANVVDAAEGMARGGGLDNPEGGTLATTRSRIVDNRVTAREGTALGGGLYHAGGTSTLDRTVVSGTRAIDGGGVFRRSGTVRLLGSQVVFNTPNNCRPTDSVRGCVG; translated from the coding sequence ATGGTCGGGCTGCTGATCGCCGGGGGTGGTGGGGCCGCCGCCCTGGCGATGCTCATCTGGGCGTTGTCGCTTCGCCGCAGACTCGGGGCCGAACAGCGGGCGCGGGCGGGGGCGGAACGGCTCGCGGCCGCGCGTGAGGCGGAGATCGCGCACCTCGCCGCCGTCCGGGCCCCAGCCATCGCCGAACGCACGCGCACCGGGCGTCTGCTGGACGGCGTACCGGGCCCCGTCGGTCCGGACTCCGAGACGGGCGCGGACTTCGCCAGGGCCCTGGCCGCCGTCGTCGCCGCCCTCGGCTCCGACGAGGCCGTGCGCAGGGAGCGCGCCCTGCGGGACTCCGTGCGGTCCGCCCTCGAATCCGTCGCCCGCACCGTGCACGCCATGGCGACCGTCCAGCAGGAGGCGCTGGACCGTGTCGAACGCTCTCTCGACGACCCCCGGCTGGCGGCCGAGGTGATCAAGGCCGGTCACGCGGCCGCCCGGATGAACCGCAAGGCGCAGACCCTTCTCGTGCTGTGCGGGATCTGGCCCGTGCGGCGGGAGCGGCGGGCCGTGTCCCTCCACGACTGCGTGCACGGAGCCCGGTCCCGCATCGTGGAGTCCGGCCGTGTCGACGTGCGCGGCGGTCAGACCCTGCACGTCGCGCCGCCCGCCGTCGAGGGGCTGGTGCACGTCATCGCCGAACTCCTCGAGAACGCCACGGTGTTCTCGCCGTCCGGCACCCCGGTCGTGGTCACCGTGCGGGAGGCGGCGGCGGGGGCGGTCGTCGAGATCGACGACGCCGGCCTCGGCATGCCGCCGGACGTCCTCGCGCAGGCCGCGGCCCGGCTCCGGGACGAACCGGATCTGGCCCGGCTCGGCGCGGTGCCGCGCCTCGGGCTGGCCTGCGCCGGTCGGTGGAGCCGTGAACTGGGCTTCAGCGTGGAACTGACGGCCGCCTCGCCGTACGGCGGAACCCGGGCCGTGACGTCCGTACCCCACCGGTTGCTCGCCGCTCCGCCGTCCCTTCCCGCTCCGCCGCGCCACGAGCCGGCGGCGGGCCCGCAGGCACCGGGGCACGAGCCGTCGCGGCCGGCGGCCGGGGAGGGGGAGCCGCACCCCCGGCAGGACGGGCGGGGGCCTGCGGTCCAGGGGGCGGCCGGTACCGGTCCGGTGTCCGGTTCCCCGGCGCCCGGCCAGGCGCCGGTATCCGGCCTCCCGGCAACCGACCTGCCGACCCCCGGCCCTCCGCCGTCCGGCCTGCCGGCACCCGGCGGCCGTCCGGCTTCGGCCGGCGGTCCCGCGCCCCCACCGGGCGGACCCCGGTGGCGCCGCGCGGTGCGGAGATGCACAGCCACGCGATCGGGTTCCTGCCGTCTCCCTGGCGCGGGTCAGGACGAAGAGGCCACCGTCGACATAGACGATCCGAAGCAGCTCCCGCAGATCGTGCTCGACAACGACGGGTACGCCACCGCGGTCGACGCCGCCTCGCAATCCCTGGCCGCGCCGGTCGGCGTGCTCCGCTCCGCCGTGACCGACAACTTCGCCACCGGAGGCGAGACGACCGGGAAGAAGGTCTTCAACCCGTCGACAGCCTCCCAGCGGCAGATCAAGGTCCACGACGAGACGACCCGGAAGTTCGGCCCGCGCGGCACCACCCGCTTCGCCGCCGCCGACCCGCCCGCGGTGGGGACCGCGCCTTCCGCCCCGGCCGTCCCCGGCCCGGGTGCCGCCCCGCCGGTCTCCCCGGCCCCTCCGCCGCAGGCGCCTCCTCCACAGGGCACTCCGCCGCAGGCGCCGCCGGCCGCCGCCCCCGCACCCGCCGCGTCCGGAGGCACGACTCAGGGGCCGAAGCCCCCGGGCCCCGCAGCGCCCGCCGCCCCGGCCGCTCCCGCCAAGCCCGCTGCTCCCGCCAAGCCCGCCGCCCCGGCCACTCCCGCCAGGCCCCCTGCTCCGGCCACTCCCGCCACGCCGCCGAAGCCGCCCGCTGCTCCGGGCATCGTGGACGTACCGTGCTCGGTCCCCCATCTCGTCAGCGCGGTCCGCGCGGCCAACGGCACGGCCACCCCGCAGACCCTGCGGCTGGCGCCGGGCTGCACCTACCGGCTCACGGCCGGGGCCAACCCCTTCCACCCCGTCAACGGGCTGCCGGTGGTCACCGGCACCATGACCGTCCAGGGGCAGGGCGCGACGATCACCCGCGTCGCGACCGCGCCGCGGTTCCGCATCCTGCTCGTGGCCGGGACGGGGCGGCTGACGCTGCACGACACCACGATCAGCGGCGGCAGCGCGACCGACTGCCCGGCCTACCCGGACGTGCCCGGCATGGTCTGCGGAGGGGGGATCGCCAACCTGGGCCGGATGTTCCTGACCCGCAGCCGGGTGACCGGCAACCGGGCGGAGTCGGAGCTGTACGCGCAGGGCGCCGGTATCGACAACCCCGGCAACGCGACCGTCCGCAGCTCGATCGTCAGCGGCAACACCGTCGCCTACACCGGGGACGAGCGGGACGGAGCGGCGGCGGGCGGCGGTATCGCGAACGACGGCCCGCTGACCGTCGAGGGCGCCCAGGTGATCGACAACCTGGCCCGGGTGAGGGAGGGCACCGGAAGCTTCGCGTTCGGCTCCGGTCTGGCCGGCATGGCGCAGAGCACGGTCAAGAACTCCGTGATCAGGAACAACCGTGCGTACGCACCGGGCGGATTCGCCCGCGCCGCGCTCAGCAACAGCGCACCCGGCCCGACCGCCCGGATGACCGTCACCGGCAGCTTCGTCCGCGGCAACGTCGCCGACGCCCCGGACGGTACGGCGCAGGGCGGCGGTATCACCAACTCCGCCCTGATGACCGTCGACAACACGCACGTCAGCGGCAACACCGTGACGGCGCGCGGCGGCACGGCGCGCGGTGGCGGCATCCGGTTGGGGCCGGGGAGCGAGCTGAAGCTGCTGCGCAGCTCGGTCGCCGCCAATGTCGTCGACGCGGCCGAGGGGATGGCACGGGGCGGCGGTCTCGACAACCCGGAGGGCGGCACGCTGGCGACCACACGGTCGAGGATCGTGGACAACCGCGTCACCGCGCGCGAGGGTACGGCGCTGGGCGGCGGCCTCTACCACGCGGGCGGCACGTCCACGCTGGACCGGACCGTCGTCAGCGGCACCCGCGCCATCGACGGCGGCGGCGTCTTCCGCAGATCCGGGACCGTCCGGCTCCTCGGGTCCCAGGTCGTGTTCAACACACCGAACAACTGCCGGCCGACCGACTCCGTGCGGGGCTGCGTCGGCTGA
- a CDS encoding SurA N-terminal domain-containing protein encodes MHRRRRTALALSAALVSAVPLLAACGNEARPGAAAVVGADRIEVSALQAEVRDVRAAQEASPEGAQLIRNTGQLSRAKLHGMIFGRILEQAASDNGVTASRKQVQDARAAAAGQSGGEEQLAAMLLQQRGVAPDQIDRAVREEVLLTGLARALGADLGTPEGQQKVGAALTAASRQLAIDVNPRYGTWDDTKIQLGDYKAPWITQVTGPREGIQAGA; translated from the coding sequence TTGCACCGCCGCCGTCGCACCGCGCTCGCCCTCTCCGCCGCGCTCGTCTCGGCGGTCCCCCTGCTCGCCGCCTGCGGTAACGAGGCGCGCCCGGGCGCCGCGGCCGTCGTCGGGGCCGACCGCATCGAGGTGTCGGCGCTCCAGGCCGAGGTGAGGGACGTGCGGGCGGCCCAGGAGGCGTCGCCCGAGGGCGCTCAGCTGATCAGGAACACCGGGCAGCTCAGCCGGGCCAAGCTGCACGGGATGATCTTCGGTCGCATCCTGGAGCAGGCGGCCTCGGACAACGGCGTCACCGCCTCACGCAAGCAGGTCCAGGACGCCCGGGCGGCCGCGGCCGGGCAGTCCGGCGGAGAGGAGCAGCTCGCCGCGATGCTGCTTCAGCAGCGCGGGGTCGCCCCGGACCAGATCGACCGGGCGGTGCGTGAGGAGGTCCTGCTGACCGGGCTGGCCCGGGCGCTGGGTGCCGACCTCGGCACCCCGGAGGGCCAGCAGAAGGTCGGTGCCGCGCTGACGGCCGCTTCCAGGCAACTCGCCATCGACGTCAACCCGCGGTACGGCACCTGGGATGACACCAAGATCCAGCTCGGCGACTACAAGGCTCCGTGGATCACCCAGGTCACCGGGCCGCGGGAGGGAATCCAGGCCGGGGCGTAG
- a CDS encoding lamin tail domain-containing protein: protein MKLRYAASAAAVAAATATGLLTATPAQAAGGVSIYRVYYNSPGSDTGSNTSLNGEWVQLYNSSSSTLSIQGWTLRDVTGYTYTFSGKIGPRSYVKVHTGKGSNTAGYRYWGRSWYVWNNTGDTAYLRKSTGTLVDSCKWGSTGSSKYC, encoded by the coding sequence TTGAAGCTCCGCTACGCCGCCTCGGCCGCCGCCGTCGCCGCCGCAACCGCCACCGGTCTGCTGACCGCCACTCCGGCCCAAGCCGCCGGGGGCGTGAGCATCTACCGCGTGTACTACAACTCGCCCGGTTCCGACACCGGTTCGAACACCTCGCTGAACGGCGAGTGGGTCCAGCTCTACAACTCCAGCTCCTCCACCCTCTCCATCCAGGGCTGGACGCTGCGTGACGTCACCGGCTACACCTACACCTTCAGCGGCAAGATAGGGCCGAGGTCCTACGTCAAGGTGCACACCGGCAAGGGCTCCAACACCGCCGGATACCGGTACTGGGGACGCTCCTGGTACGTCTGGAACAACACCGGGGACACGGCCTACCTGCGCAAGTCCACGGGCACGCTGGTCGACTCCTGCAAGTGGGGCTCGACCGGTTCCTCGAAGTACTGCTGA
- a CDS encoding class I SAM-dependent methyltransferase has product MPSLLSNRLAKRMLRPAFSLVEQRLERATTALQADLDALHHEVADLRRQSYGLGLLLDHAGRDGHRMATATQLDTLVREVTTVTGASCEHARRDLTVAYRTVVALEALGVGRMAGSTSDICGKLATVPLLAPPSEEVLEIGTQHGLFAAALLRMLHRAGVEPRLTVVDPLAGALAPPGTAPVPVREDVVRANLALCGSRSGARARLLRGGSGDADVRAAVSDRRYGVVVLAGAPSVAGVLADLRLAEELADDGAVVVLDGHGDDTRPGVGEALAKRVADGSRLRTLGVVAGTAYLRAG; this is encoded by the coding sequence ATGCCTTCCCTCCTGAGCAACCGGCTGGCGAAGCGAATGCTGCGTCCGGCGTTCTCACTGGTGGAACAGCGCCTGGAGCGTGCGACCACCGCACTCCAGGCAGACCTCGACGCCCTCCACCACGAAGTAGCCGACCTGCGGCGGCAGAGCTACGGGCTCGGGCTGCTGCTCGACCACGCGGGGCGGGACGGCCACCGGATGGCCACCGCCACCCAACTGGACACGCTGGTGCGGGAGGTGACCACCGTGACCGGCGCGTCCTGCGAGCACGCCCGCCGCGATCTGACGGTGGCCTACCGCACGGTGGTGGCCCTCGAGGCGCTGGGCGTCGGCCGGATGGCGGGCTCGACCTCGGACATCTGCGGGAAGCTGGCGACCGTGCCGCTGCTGGCTCCGCCCAGCGAGGAGGTGCTGGAGATCGGCACCCAACACGGGCTGTTCGCGGCCGCCCTGCTGCGCATGCTCCACCGCGCGGGAGTCGAGCCGCGGCTGACGGTCGTCGACCCGCTGGCCGGCGCCCTCGCGCCGCCGGGCACCGCGCCCGTCCCGGTCAGGGAGGACGTCGTGCGTGCCAACCTGGCCCTGTGCGGTAGTCGTTCGGGAGCCCGGGCCCGGCTGCTCCGGGGCGGGTCCGGCGACGCCGACGTACGCGCGGCTGTGTCCGATCGGCGGTACGGCGTGGTCGTGCTGGCCGGTGCCCCCTCCGTGGCGGGTGTACTGGCGGATCTCCGCCTCGCCGAGGAACTCGCCGACGACGGCGCCGTCGTCGTCCTCGACGGACACGGGGACGACACGCGCCCCGGCGTCGGCGAGGCCCTGGCCAAGCGCGTCGCCGACGGTTCGCGGCTGAGGACCCTGGGCGTGGTCGCGGGAACGGCGTACCTCCGGGCCGGGTGA
- a CDS encoding cytochrome P450 family protein: protein MHDQPSRVPAAPGARGIPGIPGAPELFTWEFATDPYPAYAWLREHAPVHRTRLPSGVEAWLVTRYADARQALADQRLSKNPAHHDEPAHAKGKTGIPGERKAELMTHLLNIDPPDHTRLRRLVSKAFTPRRVAGFAPRVQELTDGLIDGFARRGHADLIHEFAFPLPIYAICDMLGVPREDQDDFRDWAGMMIRHGGGPRGGVARSVKRMRGYLAELIHRKREAPGDDLISGLIRASDHGEHLTGNEAAAMAFILLFAGFETTVNLIGNGTYALLRDPGQRRRLQDSLAAGETGLLATGVEELLRYDGPVELATWRFATEPLTLGGRDISTGDPVLVVLAAADRDPERFAEPDTLDLARRDNPHLGYGHGIHYCLGAPLARLEGQTALAALLGRLPDLRLAVDPSELRWRGGLIMRGLRTLPVEFTPR, encoded by the coding sequence ATGCACGACCAGCCGTCCCGCGTCCCCGCCGCTCCCGGCGCCCGAGGCATCCCCGGCATCCCCGGCGCCCCCGAACTCTTCACCTGGGAGTTCGCCACCGACCCGTACCCCGCCTACGCCTGGCTCAGGGAGCACGCGCCGGTGCATCGGACCCGGCTGCCCAGCGGGGTCGAGGCGTGGCTGGTGACCCGGTACGCGGACGCCCGGCAGGCGCTCGCGGACCAGCGGCTCAGCAAGAACCCGGCGCACCACGACGAGCCCGCGCACGCGAAGGGGAAGACGGGGATCCCGGGGGAGCGCAAGGCGGAGCTGATGACGCATCTGCTGAACATCGACCCGCCGGACCACACCCGGCTGCGGCGGCTGGTGTCCAAGGCGTTCACCCCGCGCCGGGTGGCCGGGTTCGCCCCGCGGGTGCAGGAGCTGACGGACGGGCTGATCGACGGTTTCGCCCGGCGGGGCCACGCGGACCTCATCCACGAGTTCGCCTTTCCGCTCCCCATCTACGCCATCTGCGACATGCTCGGGGTCCCCCGTGAGGACCAGGACGACTTCCGGGACTGGGCCGGGATGATGATCCGTCACGGCGGCGGTCCGCGGGGCGGTGTCGCCCGGTCGGTGAAGAGGATGCGCGGCTATCTGGCCGAGCTGATCCACCGCAAGCGGGAGGCGCCCGGTGACGATCTGATCTCGGGTCTCATCAGGGCCTCCGACCACGGGGAGCACCTGACCGGGAACGAGGCCGCGGCCATGGCCTTCATCCTCCTCTTCGCCGGGTTCGAGACCACGGTGAACCTGATCGGGAACGGTACGTACGCGCTGCTGCGCGATCCGGGGCAGCGGCGGCGGCTCCAGGACTCGCTGGCCGCGGGCGAGACCGGCCTGCTGGCCACCGGGGTCGAGGAGCTGCTGCGCTACGACGGGCCGGTGGAGCTGGCCACCTGGCGCTTCGCGACCGAGCCGCTCACCCTCGGCGGGCGGGACATCTCCACCGGCGACCCCGTCCTCGTCGTGCTCGCCGCCGCGGACCGGGACCCGGAGCGGTTCGCGGAGCCCGACACCCTCGATCTCGCCCGCCGGGACAACCCGCACCTCGGGTACGGGCACGGCATCCACTACTGCCTTGGCGCGCCGCTCGCACGGCTGGAGGGGCAGACCGCGCTGGCGGCGCTCCTCGGCCGTTTGCCGGACTTGCGGCTTGCGGTCGATCCATCCGAATTGCGGTGGCGTGGGGGGCTCATCATGCGCGGATTGCGCACTCTGCCCGTTGAATTCACCCCCCGCTGA
- a CDS encoding GNAT family N-acetyltransferase — translation METRTCIRRYETSDEAVVVDLWSRAAKLAHPFIEGEGEGERARKLREVYLRAAENWVAEVDGEVVALLGLLGDEIGGLFVDPRAQGRGVGRELVRHAAELRGGELRLEVFEANARARGFYERMGFAERGRRLDEESGHQLIVMVRPPSPGPAAPAR, via the coding sequence GTGGAGACGAGAACCTGCATCAGGCGCTATGAGACGTCGGACGAGGCCGTGGTCGTGGATCTGTGGTCGCGTGCCGCGAAGCTCGCGCACCCGTTCATCGAAGGCGAGGGCGAAGGAGAGCGGGCCCGCAAGCTCCGGGAGGTCTATCTCCGCGCGGCCGAGAACTGGGTCGCGGAGGTGGACGGAGAGGTCGTCGCCCTGCTGGGCCTGCTCGGGGACGAGATCGGCGGCCTGTTCGTCGACCCCCGGGCGCAGGGGCGCGGGGTGGGGCGTGAGCTGGTGCGGCATGCCGCGGAGCTGCGCGGCGGCGAGTTGCGGCTCGAGGTGTTCGAGGCCAATGCGAGGGCTCGCGGCTTCTACGAGCGCATGGGCTTCGCGGAGCGGGGACGCCGGCTGGACGAGGAGAGCGGCCACCAGCTGATCGTCATGGTCCGTCCGCCGAGTCCCGGGCCCGCCGCCCCGGCACGGTAG
- a CDS encoding DUF4230 domain-containing protein has translation MGAVRSVSWWVKVPVGVLLVAVLLLAGAQLRGLPGLPGLGELFGEQTRDRSGPAVLESVQDLSRYQAATGNFQVVVDLEKDTRYVPDALRGTRVLYVGAGSVDAYVDMGALGEKDVTVDEERTSATIRLPHAVLDRPALDPDRSYAVSKQRGLLDRLGDLFSDNPNSEQAAQQLAVRHIATAAEESRLTAQAERNTKRMLEGLLRSLGFSRVTVVYGA, from the coding sequence ATGGGTGCGGTGAGGTCTGTGTCGTGGTGGGTGAAGGTGCCGGTCGGCGTCCTGCTGGTGGCCGTGCTGCTGCTGGCGGGGGCACAGCTTCGAGGACTGCCGGGGCTGCCCGGGCTCGGCGAACTGTTCGGCGAGCAGACGCGGGACCGCTCGGGGCCGGCGGTCCTGGAGTCCGTCCAGGACCTGAGCCGCTACCAGGCGGCCACGGGGAACTTCCAGGTCGTGGTGGACCTGGAGAAGGACACCAGATACGTGCCGGACGCGCTGCGGGGCACCCGGGTCCTGTACGTCGGGGCGGGCAGCGTCGACGCGTATGTCGACATGGGAGCGCTCGGGGAGAAGGACGTCACCGTGGACGAGGAGCGCACCTCCGCGACGATCCGGCTCCCGCATGCGGTCCTGGACCGACCGGCGCTGGACCCGGACCGCTCCTACGCCGTCTCGAAGCAGCGCGGACTGCTCGACCGGCTCGGCGACCTCTTCTCCGACAACCCCAACAGCGAGCAGGCGGCCCAGCAGCTCGCGGTGCGGCATATCGCCACCGCCGCGGAGGAGAGCCGCCTGACGGCGCAGGCGGAGCGGAACACGAAACGGATGCTGGAGGGGCTCCTGCGCTCGCTCGGGTTCAGCAGGGTGACGGTGGTCTACGGGGCGTGA
- a CDS encoding nucleoside triphosphate pyrophosphohydrolase, which translates to MNAEAPAEPGRVVLLTASHRVAPGLLSWPAWQTLRAADRVLCADAEHPQLPYLREAGVDVEIAAPTARELLDGCAGGRTAVVLATGEGDRALTDGLARIAGSGRVSMPALELLPGSYDLPGARLLDLVQVMDRIRRECPWSSRQTHKGLAKYGIEEAYELVEAIEDGDRDELREELGDVLLQVVFHARIAQEATGAEGDEPFSIDDVAGAIVDKLIHRHPHVFGDARAETPEDVKEHWLRTKAVEKRRESVTDGVPLGQPGLALAAKLAGRVRTAGLDVEPPTEDGAGAVGYRLLAMAVRAEAEGQDPEAALRAAARAYRDAIRAVEAAARDRNG; encoded by the coding sequence GTGAACGCTGAAGCGCCCGCCGAGCCGGGTCGTGTCGTCCTGCTCACCGCCAGCCACCGTGTCGCGCCCGGACTGCTGTCCTGGCCGGCGTGGCAGACCCTGCGTGCCGCCGACCGCGTGCTGTGCGCCGACGCGGAGCACCCGCAACTGCCGTACCTGAGGGAGGCGGGCGTGGACGTGGAGATCGCCGCGCCCACCGCGCGGGAACTCCTGGACGGTTGCGCGGGAGGCCGGACCGCGGTGGTCCTCGCGACGGGTGAGGGCGACCGGGCACTCACCGACGGCCTGGCCCGCATCGCCGGCTCGGGCCGGGTGTCCATGCCCGCGCTGGAACTTCTGCCCGGCTCCTACGATCTCCCGGGCGCCCGGCTTCTCGATCTCGTCCAGGTCATGGACCGGATCCGCCGCGAGTGCCCGTGGTCCTCGCGGCAGACCCACAAGGGCCTCGCCAAGTACGGCATCGAGGAGGCGTACGAACTCGTCGAGGCCATCGAGGACGGGGACCGGGACGAACTGCGGGAGGAACTCGGCGACGTGCTCCTCCAGGTCGTGTTCCACGCGCGCATCGCCCAGGAGGCGACCGGTGCGGAGGGGGACGAGCCGTTCTCGATCGACGACGTCGCCGGGGCCATCGTCGACAAGCTCATCCACCGCCACCCGCACGTCTTCGGTGACGCCCGTGCCGAGACACCGGAGGACGTCAAGGAGCACTGGCTGCGCACCAAGGCGGTCGAGAAGCGGCGTGAGTCGGTGACCGACGGTGTTCCGCTCGGCCAGCCGGGACTCGCTCTCGCCGCGAAACTGGCGGGCCGGGTGCGGACCGCCGGGCTGGACGTGGAACCGCCCACGGAGGACGGTGCCGGCGCCGTCGGGTACCGGCTGCTCGCCATGGCCGTACGTGCGGAGGCCGAGGGCCAGGACCCGGAGGCAGCCCTCCGCGCCGCCGCCCGCGCCTACCGTGACGCGATCCGCGCCGTGGAGGCCGCGGCCCGGGACCGGAACGGTTGA